One genomic region from Ornithinicoccus hortensis encodes:
- a CDS encoding YkvA family protein — MSAATATKALRWGALAAVARAIKSASSPDAPSLWTRLAALPRMVRAIRRGDYTGADLSRVLLMMGAVGYVVSPIDLMPEAVLLLGGLADDAVVVGWLAVTVIRTTDDFLDWERNRQAVPGEVIG; from the coding sequence CGCTGGGGGGCGCTCGCCGCCGTCGCACGCGCCATCAAGTCGGCGAGCTCGCCGGACGCCCCGAGCCTGTGGACCCGGCTCGCGGCGCTGCCCCGGATGGTGCGTGCCATCCGGCGCGGTGACTACACCGGGGCCGACCTCAGCCGCGTCCTCCTGATGATGGGCGCCGTCGGATACGTGGTGTCGCCGATCGACCTGATGCCCGAGGCGGTGCTGCTGCTCGGCGGGTTGGCCGACGACGCCGTGGTGGTCGGCTGGCTGGCCGTCACGGTGATCCGCACGACCGACGACTTCCTGGACTGGGAGCGCAACCGGCAGGCGGTGCCCGGCGAGGTCATCGGCTGA
- a CDS encoding S9 family peptidase → MTTVFHDLMQYVAYPRLSGLALSPDGSRLVTTVATTTRKGTGYATALWEVDPTGEAPAHRITRSSKGEAGATFSSTGDLYFTSSRPNPDSDEEQPEAALWQVPTHGGEARVVLSRPGGVSAVQCARDAATVLVTAPSYPGADSESAHAAIHKVRTDGGVAAILHDGYPVRFWDADLGPAAPHLFVAEPEESDEPTMPTTLDHTAPLRLRDVTEGIGNRLGAGSVQLSPDGTFALAAVARPEARGEQRSVLERIDLTTGERRVLLDEEGREFAPGPVSPDGTHAVVVHQGKSTPDTAPRPLLALLDLADGSLSPLAEDWDRWASPVAWSPDGTTLFALADDNGRCPVFRIDPATGGVAAVTTDDSAYSDFVVSPDGTTGYAVRSSYAFPAEVVRIDLETGETTALQGPVARPELPGRLEEVETTTADGTRVRAWLALPETDGPAPMLLWIHGGPLGSWNAWTWRWNPWLMVAQGYAVLLPDPALSTGYGQDFIQRGWGNWGGAPYEDLLAITDAVVARPDIDETRTAAMGGSFGGYMANWVAGHTDRFKAIVTHASLWALDQFGPTTDAAFYWQREMTREMGEANSPHLSVDKIVTPVLVIHGDKDYRVPIGEGLRLWYELLSASGLPADDEGRSPHRFLYFPNENHWILSPQHARVWYEVVSAFLTEHVLGQEAAPLPVELGRTAPTEEQVRAVDGDQDGDTDLGDEASAAGQ, encoded by the coding sequence ATGACGACCGTCTTCCACGACCTGATGCAGTACGTCGCCTACCCGAGGCTCTCCGGCCTCGCCCTCAGCCCCGACGGGTCACGGCTGGTGACGACCGTGGCCACGACCACCCGCAAGGGCACCGGGTATGCCACGGCCCTCTGGGAGGTCGACCCGACCGGTGAGGCCCCGGCCCACCGGATCACCCGCAGCAGCAAGGGCGAGGCCGGCGCCACGTTCAGCAGCACCGGGGACCTGTACTTCACCTCGTCCCGGCCGAACCCGGACTCCGACGAGGAGCAGCCGGAGGCCGCCCTGTGGCAGGTCCCGACCCACGGTGGGGAGGCCCGCGTCGTGCTCTCCCGTCCCGGCGGGGTCTCCGCCGTGCAGTGCGCCCGGGACGCGGCCACGGTCCTGGTCACCGCCCCCTCCTACCCCGGTGCCGACAGCGAGTCCGCCCACGCCGCGATCCACAAGGTGCGCACCGACGGCGGCGTCGCGGCGATCCTGCACGACGGCTACCCGGTCAGGTTCTGGGACGCCGACCTCGGACCGGCGGCGCCGCACCTGTTCGTCGCCGAGCCCGAGGAGTCGGACGAGCCGACCATGCCGACGACGCTGGACCACACCGCCCCACTGCGACTGCGGGACGTGACCGAGGGCATCGGCAACCGGCTCGGCGCGGGCTCGGTCCAGCTGAGCCCGGACGGCACCTTCGCGCTGGCCGCGGTGGCCCGCCCGGAGGCGCGCGGCGAGCAGCGCAGCGTCCTGGAACGGATCGACCTGACCACCGGCGAGCGTCGGGTGCTGTTGGACGAGGAGGGTCGGGAGTTCGCCCCCGGACCCGTCAGCCCGGACGGCACGCACGCCGTGGTCGTCCACCAGGGCAAGAGCACGCCGGACACCGCGCCCCGTCCCCTGCTGGCCCTGCTCGACCTGGCCGACGGCAGCCTCAGCCCCCTCGCCGAGGACTGGGACCGGTGGGCCAGCCCCGTCGCCTGGTCGCCCGACGGCACGACCCTGTTCGCCCTGGCCGACGACAACGGTCGGTGCCCGGTGTTCCGGATCGACCCCGCCACCGGCGGCGTGGCCGCGGTGACCACCGACGACTCGGCATACAGCGACTTCGTGGTGTCACCCGACGGCACGACCGGGTATGCCGTGCGCAGCAGCTACGCCTTCCCGGCGGAGGTGGTGCGGATCGACCTGGAGACCGGTGAGACCACCGCGCTGCAGGGTCCCGTCGCCCGCCCGGAACTGCCCGGTCGCCTCGAGGAGGTGGAGACCACCACCGCCGACGGCACCCGGGTGCGGGCCTGGCTGGCGCTGCCCGAGACCGACGGGCCCGCCCCGATGCTGCTGTGGATCCACGGCGGCCCCCTCGGCTCCTGGAACGCCTGGACCTGGCGGTGGAACCCGTGGCTGATGGTCGCCCAGGGGTATGCCGTGCTGCTGCCGGACCCCGCGCTGTCCACCGGCTACGGGCAGGACTTCATCCAGCGCGGGTGGGGCAACTGGGGCGGTGCGCCCTACGAGGACCTGCTCGCGATCACCGACGCCGTGGTGGCCCGGCCGGACATCGACGAGACCCGGACGGCGGCGATGGGCGGCTCGTTCGGCGGCTACATGGCCAATTGGGTCGCCGGGCACACCGACCGGTTCAAGGCGATCGTCACGCACGCCTCGCTGTGGGCGCTGGACCAGTTCGGGCCGACCACGGACGCGGCCTTCTACTGGCAGCGGGAGATGACCCGCGAGATGGGCGAGGCCAACAGCCCGCACCTGTCCGTGGACAAGATCGTGACGCCGGTGCTGGTCATCCACGGCGACAAGGACTACCGGGTGCCGATCGGTGAGGGCCTGCGGCTCTGGTACGAGCTGCTCAGCGCGTCCGGCCTCCCCGCCGACGACGAGGGCCGCTCCCCGCACCGCTTCCTCTACTTCCCCAACGAGAACCACTGGATCCTGTCACCGCAGCACGCCAGGGTCTGGTACGAGGTGGTGAGCGCCTTCCTGACCGAGCACGTGCTGGGTCAGGAGGCCGCCCCGCTGCCGGTGGAACTGGGCCGCACCGCACCGACCGAGGAGCAGGTGCGCGCGGTCGACGGGGACCAGGACGGCGACACAGACCTGGGCGACGAGGCGTCGGCCGCCGGCCAGTAG
- a CDS encoding PAC2 family protein: MTERSPLFQLTDEAARQPMHAPHLIVSLEGFMDAGLVSEQVADHLLEALEHEVVATFDVDQLVDYRGRRPVMTFDSDHWDDYEAPSLLLYRMQDHAGQDFLLLHGSEPDYRWEGFVKAVRQLCLAFGVRRMTTAHGVPMAVPHTRPVGMTRFGSDPEVVGLQEAVFGRVQVPASAESLLHLRLGEAGLETFGIAVHVPHYLAQARFGDAAVAALDTLLVHSGLQVPTADLVEAASLNRVDITKEVAGSTEVTEVVEALEQRYDRFLEGQRRRSLLASEAADLPSAEEIGAEFEEFLRETTSPDAEGDPDGPAD; the protein is encoded by the coding sequence GTGACGGAGCGCAGTCCCCTGTTCCAACTGACCGACGAGGCGGCCCGGCAGCCGATGCACGCGCCACACCTCATCGTGTCCCTCGAGGGATTCATGGACGCCGGCCTGGTCAGCGAGCAGGTCGCCGACCACCTGCTGGAGGCCCTGGAGCACGAGGTCGTGGCGACCTTCGACGTCGACCAGCTGGTCGACTACCGCGGCCGCCGCCCGGTGATGACCTTCGACAGCGACCACTGGGACGACTACGAGGCCCCGAGCCTGCTGCTCTACCGCATGCAGGACCACGCCGGTCAGGACTTCCTGCTGCTGCACGGCTCCGAGCCGGACTACCGCTGGGAGGGCTTCGTCAAGGCGGTCCGCCAGCTCTGCCTCGCCTTCGGCGTGCGGCGGATGACGACCGCCCACGGCGTCCCGATGGCGGTGCCGCACACCCGGCCCGTCGGGATGACCCGGTTCGGCAGCGACCCGGAGGTCGTCGGCCTCCAGGAGGCGGTCTTCGGCCGCGTCCAGGTGCCGGCCAGCGCCGAGTCGCTGCTCCACCTGAGGCTGGGGGAGGCCGGTCTGGAGACGTTCGGGATCGCCGTGCACGTGCCGCACTACCTCGCCCAGGCCCGCTTCGGCGACGCCGCGGTCGCCGCCCTGGACACCCTGCTGGTGCACTCCGGGCTGCAGGTGCCGACCGCCGACCTGGTCGAGGCCGCCAGCCTCAACCGGGTGGACATCACCAAGGAGGTGGCCGGCTCGACCGAGGTCACGGAGGTCGTGGAGGCGCTCGAACAGCGCTACGACCGGTTCCTGGAGGGTCAGCGCCGCCGGAGCCTGCTGGCCTCCGAGGCGGCGGACCTGCCCAGCGCGGAGGAGATCGGTGCCGAGTTCGAGGAGTTCCTGCGGGAGACCACCTCCCCCGACGCCGAGGGCGACCCGGACGGTCCCGCCGACTGA
- a CDS encoding EcsC family protein, whose translation MGLFGKKDDSVEESPKTIDEGGVASKTANAIVQKLMDFGFDGLGPLDSVEDVVKEFTAKYPDPEKAITKIIRSHTRLVASAGFVTGFGGLFTLPVAIPANIIEFYVLATRMVGSIAEIRGYDVRRPEVRTAVLLTLVGADSTELLNKAGVPTGTRLAQIAAKQLPDAAMMVINKGVGFRVATKFGGQTLSRFTKGVPIAGGVIGAGLDTFMLDKIADNAKVEFPARRRLAAVPAED comes from the coding sequence GTGGGACTGTTTGGCAAGAAGGACGACTCCGTCGAGGAGAGCCCGAAGACCATCGACGAGGGAGGCGTGGCCAGCAAGACGGCCAACGCCATCGTGCAGAAGCTGATGGACTTCGGCTTCGACGGGCTGGGCCCGCTGGACTCGGTCGAGGACGTCGTGAAGGAGTTCACCGCCAAGTACCCGGACCCGGAGAAGGCGATCACCAAGATCATCCGGTCGCACACCCGGCTGGTCGCCTCCGCCGGTTTCGTCACCGGCTTCGGTGGCCTGTTCACCCTGCCGGTGGCCATCCCGGCCAACATCATCGAGTTCTACGTCCTGGCCACCCGGATGGTCGGCAGCATCGCCGAGATCCGCGGGTATGACGTGCGGCGCCCGGAGGTGCGGACCGCGGTCCTGCTCACCCTGGTCGGCGCCGACTCCACCGAGCTGCTCAACAAGGCCGGCGTCCCGACGGGCACCCGGCTCGCCCAGATCGCGGCCAAGCAGCTGCCCGATGCCGCGATGATGGTGATCAACAAGGGTGTGGGCTTCCGGGTCGCCACGAAGTTCGGCGGCCAGACGCTCAGCCGGTTCACCAAGGGCGTGCCGATCGCCGGCGGCGTCATCGGTGCCGGGCTCGACACGTTCATGCTCGACAAGATCGCCGACAACGCCAAGGTCGAGTTCCCGGCCCGGCGTCGGTTGGCCGCGGTGCCCGCCGAGGACTGA
- a CDS encoding DUF4192 family protein has protein sequence MSASEGVIRVRGAAEQIAVLPHQLGYQPRQSLVVTLLGEPRSDGGPLTAAVLMTMRFDIPEPNVVNRVVEEVRAVCAREQPGAAQIFAYTDEREDAHAVRSLRLFGQACADEGAAVDTLAQVSDGFWCRRTHLGEHDCPPTWARIPALADVPAAADLVFRGASPLGDRAELGRALDADCPLTHQAVRQALRLHDEDPEGPFGDVDGPRREGDLQAWEDRELRHYRTWALVLRTDPDAPAIEQLGTEDLVATVRSLRYRVFRDCLLELIAPSQFSDLDSSAPNRVQAALVRVERRCLAEAVEEEARGRGLAAPPPIDLDLLTPRLTTLCARTPREHAVPVLSLLGMHAWSKGAGTLANLAVERALAVDPDYRLAQLLDLALTAALRPRRFTREAADRCEGRGPDAA, from the coding sequence ATGAGTGCATCCGAAGGCGTGATCAGGGTGCGGGGGGCAGCGGAGCAGATCGCCGTGCTTCCCCACCAGTTGGGGTACCAGCCTCGGCAGAGTCTGGTGGTGACGCTGTTGGGGGAACCCCGCAGCGACGGCGGTCCGCTGACCGCGGCGGTGCTGATGACCATGCGGTTCGACATCCCGGAGCCCAACGTGGTCAACCGGGTGGTGGAGGAGGTCCGGGCGGTGTGTGCCCGGGAGCAACCGGGGGCGGCCCAGATCTTTGCCTACACCGACGAGCGCGAGGACGCCCACGCGGTGCGGTCGCTCCGGCTGTTCGGGCAGGCCTGCGCCGACGAGGGCGCTGCCGTGGACACGCTCGCCCAGGTCAGCGACGGGTTCTGGTGCCGTCGCACGCACCTGGGCGAACACGACTGCCCGCCGACCTGGGCCAGGATCCCGGCGCTCGCCGACGTGCCGGCCGCCGCCGACCTCGTATTCCGTGGCGCGAGTCCGCTGGGGGACCGGGCCGAACTCGGGCGGGCCCTGGACGCCGACTGTCCATTGACGCACCAGGCCGTGCGCCAGGCGCTGCGCCTGCACGACGAGGACCCGGAGGGGCCGTTCGGGGATGTCGACGGGCCCCGCCGGGAGGGGGACCTGCAGGCCTGGGAGGACCGCGAGCTCCGGCACTACCGGACGTGGGCCCTGGTGCTGCGTACCGACCCGGACGCGCCGGCCATCGAGCAGTTGGGTACGGAGGATCTCGTCGCGACTGTCCGTTCCCTGCGGTACCGGGTGTTCCGCGACTGCCTGTTGGAGCTCATCGCTCCGAGTCAGTTCTCCGACCTGGACTCGTCGGCCCCGAACAGGGTCCAGGCGGCGCTGGTGCGGGTGGAGCGACGATGCCTCGCCGAGGCCGTCGAGGAGGAGGCGCGTGGGCGCGGGCTGGCCGCGCCGCCCCCGATCGACCTGGACCTGCTGACCCCCCGGTTGACGACCCTCTGTGCCCGGACCCCCCGGGAGCACGCCGTCCCCGTGCTCAGCCTGTTGGGGATGCACGCGTGGTCCAAGGGGGCAGGCACCCTGGCGAACCTCGCCGTCGAGCGCGCGCTCGCGGTCGATCCGGACTACCGGCTGGCCCAACTGCTCGACCTCGCCCTGACGGCCGCGCTCCGGCCGAGGCGCTTCACCCGGGAGGCCGCCGACCGCTGCGAGGGCCGGGGCCCGGACGCGGCCTGA
- a CDS encoding universal stress protein: MSIIVGYVPTKEGRAALRRAAQEAQLRRTKLIVVNSHRGGRDFDAGEAQRFEEELGKVQRSLDADGVEHEVRALVRGNEPSEDLIAVADESDGDFIVIGLRRRTPVGKLILGSNAQRILLDASCPVLAVKAGDDD, from the coding sequence ATGTCGATCATCGTGGGTTATGTGCCGACCAAGGAAGGGCGCGCTGCGCTGCGGCGGGCCGCCCAGGAGGCACAACTGCGACGGACCAAGCTCATCGTGGTCAACTCTCACCGGGGTGGGCGGGACTTCGACGCGGGGGAGGCCCAGCGCTTCGAGGAGGAGCTGGGCAAGGTGCAGCGTTCGCTGGACGCCGACGGTGTCGAGCACGAGGTGCGGGCCCTGGTCCGCGGAAACGAGCCGAGCGAGGACCTCATCGCGGTCGCCGATGAGTCCGATGGCGACTTCATCGTGATCGGGCTGCGCAGGCGCACCCCGGTCGGCAAGTTGATCCTCGGCTCCAACGCCCAGCGGATCCTGCTCGACGCCTCCTGCCCGGTGCTGGCCGTCAAGGCGGGCGACGACGACTGA
- a CDS encoding RNA polymerase sigma factor, with protein MPPVTPKTAAKTAEPTELPAEFGTPELTTLFKEGKKRGHLSMTEVKVALESADLGSRGSKKVLKTLHDNAIEIREDDSSQLPSGRRRTAKKSPAKTKTASKTTSKTTDKKSSPEPADSAPANDEAQDTTSAAKKPAAKKAAAKTATKTAAKTTAAKTAAKTTAAKTAAKTTTAKTTTAKKAASKAAGADDTAEDGTSTSTGAAKGTARKTASRAGTTRAAAKKAAGRTTKAAAGKTAAKKTAAKKAAAAKVDDDLEVTEADDEEGEDAEETEEAATPGNANKKPEREDESFVLSSADDDDAPAQQVVTAGATADPVKDYLKQIGKVALLNAEQEVELAKRIEAGLFAEERLNSGDKIEAKLKRELWWISQDGKNAKNHLLEANLRLVVSLAKRYTGRGMLFLDLIQEGNLGLIRAVEKFDYTKGYKFSTYATWWIRQAITRAMADQARTIRIPVHMVEVINKLARVQRQMLQDLGREPTPEELAAELDMTPEKVVEVQKYGREPISLHTPLGEDGDSEFGDLIEDSEAVVPADAVSFTLLQEQLHSVLDTLSEREAGVVSMRFGLSDGQPKTLDEIGKVYGVTRERIRQIESKTMSKLRHPSRSQVLRDYLD; from the coding sequence ATGCCACCCGTGACCCCCAAGACCGCCGCCAAGACCGCCGAGCCGACCGAGCTTCCCGCTGAGTTCGGCACCCCCGAGCTGACCACCCTCTTCAAGGAGGGCAAGAAGCGCGGACACCTGAGCATGACCGAGGTGAAGGTCGCGCTGGAGAGCGCGGACCTGGGCTCCCGGGGAAGCAAGAAGGTCCTCAAGACGCTGCACGACAACGCCATCGAGATCCGCGAGGACGACAGCTCCCAGTTGCCGTCCGGCCGGCGCCGGACCGCCAAGAAGTCCCCGGCCAAGACCAAGACGGCGAGCAAGACCACGAGCAAGACGACCGACAAGAAGTCGAGCCCGGAGCCCGCCGACTCCGCCCCCGCCAACGACGAGGCGCAGGACACCACGTCGGCCGCCAAGAAGCCCGCAGCGAAGAAGGCCGCCGCCAAGACTGCGACGAAGACCGCGGCCAAGACGACCGCGGCCAAGACCGCGGCCAAGACGACCGCGGCCAAGACCGCGGCCAAGACGACCACGGCCAAGACGACCACGGCGAAGAAGGCCGCGAGCAAGGCCGCGGGAGCGGACGACACGGCCGAGGACGGGACGAGCACCAGCACGGGCGCCGCCAAGGGGACCGCCCGCAAGACCGCCTCCCGGGCAGGCACCACCCGCGCCGCTGCCAAGAAGGCTGCCGGCCGCACGACGAAGGCCGCGGCGGGCAAGACGGCAGCCAAGAAGACGGCCGCCAAGAAGGCCGCCGCCGCGAAGGTGGACGACGACCTCGAGGTCACCGAGGCGGACGACGAGGAGGGCGAGGACGCCGAGGAGACCGAGGAGGCCGCCACCCCCGGCAACGCCAACAAGAAGCCGGAGCGCGAGGACGAGAGCTTCGTGCTCAGCTCGGCCGACGACGACGACGCACCGGCCCAGCAGGTCGTCACCGCCGGCGCCACCGCCGACCCGGTTAAGGACTACCTGAAGCAGATCGGCAAGGTCGCGCTGCTGAACGCCGAGCAGGAGGTCGAGCTCGCCAAGCGGATCGAGGCCGGCCTGTTCGCCGAGGAGCGGCTCAACTCCGGGGACAAGATCGAGGCCAAGCTCAAGCGTGAGCTTTGGTGGATCTCCCAGGACGGCAAGAACGCCAAGAACCACCTGCTCGAGGCCAACCTGCGCCTCGTGGTGTCGCTGGCCAAGCGGTACACCGGCCGCGGCATGCTCTTCCTCGACCTGATCCAGGAGGGCAACCTCGGGCTGATCCGTGCGGTGGAGAAGTTCGACTACACCAAGGGCTACAAGTTCTCGACCTACGCCACCTGGTGGATCCGGCAGGCGATCACCCGCGCCATGGCCGACCAGGCGCGCACCATCCGCATCCCGGTGCACATGGTCGAGGTCATCAACAAGTTGGCGCGGGTGCAGCGCCAGATGCTCCAGGACCTGGGCCGGGAGCCCACCCCGGAGGAGCTGGCCGCCGAGCTGGACATGACGCCGGAGAAGGTCGTCGAGGTCCAGAAGTACGGCCGGGAGCCCATCTCGCTGCACACCCCGCTCGGTGAGGACGGCGACTCCGAGTTCGGTGACCTGATCGAGGACTCCGAGGCGGTCGTCCCGGCCGACGCGGTCTCCTTCACCCTGCTCCAGGAGCAGCTCCACTCGGTGCTGGACACGCTCTCCGAGCGGGAGGCCGGCGTGGTCTCCATGCGGTTCGGCCTGTCCGACGGGCAGCCCAAGACTTTAGACGAGATCGGCAAGGTCTACGGGGTCACCCGAGAGCGGATCAGGCAGATCGAGTCCAAGACGATGAGCAAGCTGCGTCACCCCTCGCGCTCCCAGGTCCTGCGGGACTACCTGGACTGA
- a CDS encoding GNAT family N-acetyltransferase, giving the protein MPVARPVPGPPGLHLHRVAAGDWASHRDLRLQMLREAPDAFWTTYEEVADRTEQDWRASVTGAACVLQARSADDTPLGTLGILPEGYADDVPFAQGSVNLIAMYVVPAARGSGVGDLLMAGARELTLELGRRRILLEVTSSNAAAIRLYERTGFRFTGATTPHPRRADLVEREMAWELTAAGGAG; this is encoded by the coding sequence GTGCCCGTGGCGCGACCGGTGCCGGGGCCGCCGGGTCTGCACCTGCACCGTGTCGCCGCCGGGGACTGGGCCTCCCACCGCGACCTGCGGCTGCAGATGCTGCGGGAGGCCCCGGACGCGTTCTGGACCACCTACGAGGAGGTCGCCGACCGCACCGAGCAGGACTGGCGCGCATCGGTGACCGGTGCCGCGTGCGTGCTCCAGGCCCGCTCGGCGGACGACACGCCGCTCGGCACTCTGGGGATCCTGCCGGAGGGGTATGCCGACGACGTCCCGTTCGCGCAGGGGTCGGTCAACCTGATCGCGATGTATGTCGTGCCGGCTGCCCGCGGGTCGGGGGTCGGCGACCTGCTGATGGCCGGCGCGCGGGAGCTCACCCTGGAACTCGGGCGGCGGCGCATCCTGCTCGAGGTCACCAGCAGCAATGCCGCCGCGATCCGGCTCTACGAGCGGACCGGATTCCGGTTCACCGGAGCCACCACCCCGCACCCGCGCCGCGCCGACCTGGTGGAGCGCGAGATGGCCTGGGAACTCACCGCCGCCGGAGGAGCCGGCTGA
- a CDS encoding transglutaminaseTgpA domain-containing protein, which yields MRPSLDRSLWQEAAVAAVASLCVAWPVSSLLRENVWLEGALIMVLLVAVSGALLRAVGAGPTTTVLVQAVVALWAVLYRYLGDTLWYLLPTPETISGASRLLQEAGQVLRTYAAPAPTTEGVEFLIVLVITLTALSVDSIGVTGRSPAAAGIPLAAGFLVSVSNTGEAMAPYYFVAVAAAWLVMIAQQGGRVVGGWSSADRREAVGARDVSHGPTGYRAVARVLGACTIIGALLAASLLPHLPPTYFADGLARNPDGRSVGGDSGSVSFTETMDLRQDLNNPSQAPVLRYRTNSAVPTPLRVTATSVFEDGQWLPPDYSETPAERGTDRFEWGGETGALDPDVPGGTAEITVVQNSVRAPALAVPSPVVSADLGVAWAVDGGTAAIRVEAPPESYQVRYLEIAPRGGLPEGIGDEPATPPPGQEEQFEEYLRVDPASEQAISALADEVVGNATNDVDVASRIQNHFRTGAYLYSLELAPGGDESDPISHFLQTRRGYCVQFATAMVMMARHEGIPARMAVGFLPGTIQQDGTRAVRASDAHTWPELYIDGMGWTRFEPTPGRAGNTPPGYAQSQTELPEDDPTADTDPTPTATPTAPDDATGGGQESGLWDSVKDLAPTLGRVLVGLVVLAALMLLVPWAGRRYREAGLRSAQNDPDRIEGHWLLLTRSLEDLGVGPPGARSPREMRDHYLAATSLDRRSNEALGRAADTLERSRYASDTAQQEGQVAVMARDVRAVVDAAHEKLPWNVRVHNRVLPRSGLHAIRDGVSRLLRRR from the coding sequence ATGAGGCCGAGCCTGGACCGCAGCCTGTGGCAGGAGGCGGCCGTCGCGGCGGTCGCCTCGCTGTGCGTGGCGTGGCCGGTGTCCTCGCTGCTCCGGGAGAACGTCTGGCTCGAGGGCGCCCTCATCATGGTGCTGTTGGTGGCCGTCTCCGGGGCGCTCCTGCGGGCGGTCGGGGCCGGGCCCACCACGACCGTGCTGGTCCAGGCGGTCGTGGCCCTGTGGGCGGTCCTCTACCGCTACCTGGGCGACACGCTCTGGTACCTGTTGCCCACCCCCGAGACGATCTCCGGCGCGTCGCGTCTGCTCCAGGAGGCCGGGCAGGTGCTGCGCACCTACGCCGCCCCGGCCCCGACGACGGAGGGCGTGGAGTTCCTCATCGTCCTGGTGATCACCCTGACCGCGCTCTCGGTCGACTCGATCGGGGTCACCGGACGCTCCCCCGCCGCGGCCGGTATCCCCCTCGCCGCCGGGTTCCTGGTCTCGGTCTCCAACACCGGGGAGGCGATGGCCCCCTACTACTTCGTGGCCGTGGCCGCGGCCTGGCTGGTGATGATCGCCCAACAGGGCGGGCGGGTCGTGGGCGGCTGGTCCTCCGCGGACCGGCGCGAGGCGGTCGGTGCCCGGGACGTCTCGCACGGGCCGACGGGCTACCGCGCCGTCGCCCGGGTCCTCGGGGCCTGCACCATCATCGGCGCGCTGCTCGCCGCCTCCCTGCTGCCCCACCTGCCCCCCACCTACTTCGCCGACGGGTTGGCCCGCAACCCGGACGGGCGCAGCGTCGGGGGTGACAGCGGGTCGGTGTCGTTCACCGAGACCATGGACCTGCGCCAGGACCTCAACAACCCGTCCCAGGCACCCGTCCTCCGCTACCGGACCAACTCGGCGGTCCCGACTCCTCTCAGGGTCACCGCCACCTCGGTGTTCGAGGACGGCCAGTGGCTGCCACCCGACTACTCCGAGACGCCCGCGGAGCGCGGCACGGACCGCTTCGAGTGGGGCGGGGAGACCGGCGCGCTGGACCCGGACGTGCCCGGCGGCACGGCGGAGATCACGGTGGTGCAGAACTCCGTGCGGGCTCCGGCCCTGGCGGTACCCAGCCCCGTCGTCTCGGCGGATCTCGGCGTCGCCTGGGCGGTGGACGGGGGCACGGCCGCGATCCGTGTCGAGGCCCCGCCGGAGTCGTACCAGGTCCGCTACCTGGAGATCGCGCCCCGGGGAGGCCTGCCGGAGGGTATCGGCGACGAGCCGGCGACCCCGCCCCCCGGCCAGGAGGAACAGTTCGAGGAGTACCTGAGGGTCGACCCGGCCTCCGAACAGGCCATCTCCGCGCTGGCCGACGAGGTCGTCGGCAACGCCACGAACGACGTCGACGTCGCCTCCCGGATCCAGAACCACTTCCGCACCGGGGCCTACCTCTACTCCCTGGAACTGGCACCCGGCGGTGACGAGTCCGACCCGATCAGCCACTTCCTGCAGACCCGGCGGGGCTACTGCGTGCAGTTCGCCACCGCCATGGTGATGATGGCGCGGCACGAGGGGATCCCGGCCCGGATGGCCGTCGGGTTCCTGCCCGGCACGATCCAGCAGGACGGCACCCGGGCGGTGCGGGCCTCCGATGCGCACACCTGGCCCGAGCTGTACATCGACGGTATGGGGTGGACCCGGTTCGAGCCCACGCCCGGCCGGGCCGGTAACACCCCTCCCGGCTATGCCCAGAGCCAGACCGAGCTGCCGGAGGACGACCCGACCGCGGACACCGACCCCACGCCGACCGCCACGCCCACCGCGCCCGACGACGCCACCGGCGGTGGCCAGGAGTCCGGTCTCTGGGACTCGGTCAAGGACCTGGCACCCACGCTCGGACGGGTCCTGGTCGGGCTCGTGGTGCTCGCCGCCCTGATGCTGCTGGTGCCGTGGGCGGGTCGCCGCTACCGCGAGGCCGGGCTGCGCAGCGCACAGAACGATCCGGACCGGATCGAGGGCCACTGGCTGCTGCTCACCCGCTCCTTGGAGGACCTCGGGGTCGGGCCGCCGGGTGCCCGCAGCCCCCGGGAGATGCGCGACCACTACCTGGCGGCCACCTCGCTGGACCGCCGGAGCAACGAGGCGCTGGGCCGGGCCGCCGACACCCTCGAGCGCAGCCGCTACGCGAGCGACACCGCCCAGCAGGAGGGTCAGGTCGCGGTGATGGCCCGGGACGTCCGGGCGGTCGTCGACGCCGCCCACGAGAAGCTGCCGTGGAACGTGCGGGTGCACAACCGGGTGCTCCCTCGCAGCGGGCTCCACGCGATCCGAGACGGGGTCAGCCGGCTCCTCCGGCGGCGGTGA